Below is a window of Stygiolobus azoricus DNA.
GGACGTAGTGTCGGATAGGTTCTTAGTTTACTTAGGGGACAACGTGGTTCCTTACGACCTGAGTAAGTTCTCCTCTTTTAAGGGCTCGGCTTCAATCCTACTCGCTAAGGTTGAAAACCCTAACAGGTTTGGCGTAGCCGTGATAAAGGACGGGAGGGTCATAAAACTAGTCGAGAAGCCTAAAGAACCGATTTCTGACTTAGCCCTAGTAGGTGTTTATGGGTTTACGAGGGAGATCTTTGATATTATCGAATCGTTAAAACCAAGCTGGAGAGGCGAACTTGAGATAACAGATGCAATACAAGGGCTGATAGACAGAGGAAGGGAAGTAGATTATGAAATAATTCAGGGTTGGTGGAAGGACACGGGAACTCCAAGGGATATCTTAGAGGCTAACGCGTTCTTGTTAGACAGATACGCTGAAAGGAAGGTTGAAGGTGCAATAGAGAACTCTACAATTGACGGCAGAGTGATAATTGAGAAAGGAGCTGTAATAAAGAACTCTGTGGTAAGAGGACCAACTTACATAGGAAGTGGTACTAAAATTGTCAACTCCTATATAGGACCTTTCACTTCCATTGGCGATGAGAGTGAAATATCAGACAGTGAGATAGAGTACAGTGTAATCCTTGACCGCGTTAAGATAAGGGGAGTGACACTAATGGACTCTTTAATAGGCAACAACTCTACTGTTGAAAAGGGTGGAAGGTGGCAAAAATTAATTATAGGCGAGAACTCTTCGGTGATACTATGAAAATCATCGTAGTTGGGGGAGCGGGATTCATAGGTTCTGCTTTCGTAAGGGAGTTAAACAAGAGGGGTATCAGACCCCTTGTTGTCGACCTATTAACCTATGCAGGGAGGAAGGAAAACCTTAAGGAGACAGACCACGACTTTATCCAGGCTGACGTAAGGAGCGACCAAATACACGACATAATTAAAGACTATTCACCTGATGTAGTGATTAATTTCGCAGCTGAGACTCATGTAGATAGATCGATTTACAAACCCCAGGATTTCGTAACCACCAACGTGCTCGGTACCGTAAACTTACTTGAGGCTTCAAGGAAGTTCGGTTTTAAATACATCCACATTTCAACAGACGAGGTATACGGTGAGGAGTGCGGAGATGAAAACTCACCTCTAAGACCCTCATCACCTTATAGCGCCTCTAAAGCATCAGCAGACCTATTTGTAAAGGCTTACGTGAGGACTTACGGTATAAACGCGATTATAGTGAGACCTTCTAATAATTATGGCCCCAGACAGTTCCCTGAAAAGTTAATACCAAAGGCTATAATCAGGACACTTCTAGGTATGCATGTACCCGTGTATGGTGATGGTAAAGCTGAAAGGGATTGGATATTCGTAGAGGACACTGCTAGGATAATTTTCGACGTGATGAGCAAAGCGGAGTGGAGAGGAGAAGCTTATAACATCCCGGGTGGACAGAGATATAACGTGCTTGAGGTACTGAAGATGTTAGAGGAAGTTAGTGGCAGAGAGGTTAGGATAAAATTCGTCTCAGATCGACCTGGTCACGACAGAAGGTATTGTATGACGACTACTATGAAGTATGAAGTAACACCCTTCAAGGAAGGACTGAGAAAAACTTACGAGTGGTATTTGAATAGCAAATGGTGGTGGGAGCCGTTAATTACGGATAAGTTCTTCGTAGAAGATGAGCCGTGGCTAGCAGTAAAGAGTAAGTAGTCGTAAGGGAAGTAGAGTTTTAAATAGCAAGCACCTTTCCAAAAGGTAAAAGGAGGAACGAAGGGGAATTTTGTATCTTACAATGGGAAAATCATAGTTTCCTTTGCGTCCTCTATAAGTATACGATAAATGTAGCAGAAAGGGTCTTACAGTATTATGACGAATTATTTGAGGATTACTAAAGTGAATGAGAGTGGTATAGAAGTCTAGATCAATTAAAGATAGAATCAGAGATGATAAGGGAAATTAGTGAAAAGAGAAAAAACATAGTCTTTATTTCCTCTTTAACAATAATAGAACTGCTCCGACTATAACTAACACTACTATAATTCCCACAATTGGAATTATATAATTCGACATTACGCCCGAACTTGCACTAGTATAACCATAAACTACATAATAAGTAGTAGATGGGTCGTCTACAACCACTACTTTACCATGATAAACAAAGTAGTCTTCAGGGTTAAGCTCAACCATACCATCCGCAGTCTGCTTAAACACTGCAAAACTCTCGTTTCGTAACAAACTAACGTTAAACATTATGTATCCACTCCCGCTGGCATTGACTACTTGGGCTGTATAGGACTTACCTCCGATCGTCACATTACTTACACTTACAGATTGAGGAGTTACCACACTTACAGTTACGTAAGAACTGTTGGGATATATTATCACATACTCTCCTGAACCACTAACGTTTACGTAAACCAGTGATGCGGGGTAAACAATGTACACAGGGTGATAGAAGTTTACATTAGCAGTACTTTCCACTCCGTTGTTAGTTATACTCACTATGGCTATATTACCGTTAATGTTAACCATACTCATCGTCTTTGCCTTGGCATAAGGCACCCCTTCATTTATTACTACCCTTATGTGGGACTCAACTTGGTTAAACGTTACATTGAAGAGGAAACCCTGATGGGATAAGTAGCTTGAGCTGAACGCGTTCTCTAGATATGCTAATGTGCTACCGTTAATGCCGAAGAATTCTATTGCACTAAATTCCACATTTTCTTCAGCTTGTAAGGATGGTAATGAGATAGAACCCTGACCCTCTCCTTCCCAGATCATCGCGGGAACATAAGTGCCGTTATAGTACGCTACTGTTACGTTATATGGTGCCTCAGCTTGTACTCCCTCAGATTCAAAATGAATTTTTTTATACCTTTCTGGGGTAGTAGAATTCACAGTTAGTGTAAATGAAGCTTCACCTATTTTCTGTAAAGACACTTTCACTAACGGTAAACTCTCGCTCAAAACATATTGTGAGGTCTTATGGGAGATCGTTAAAGTCACGTTGGCAAAGGTGCTACCGTTGAGGAACTGTAGAACTAGTTCTGCACTGGAGTTGAAATAGGCTAAACCGGAAATGGTGCTGGTAGTATTAAGGAAACCCGCCCATACTACTTCCTCTATTACGTTAGGCTCAATTAAGAGCACCCTTGCCAATTGTGGTATTTGGGAAGTAACATTTATTGAGAATGGCGATACAGTCACCACTATATTTCCAGTATAGGTTTGTAGTTTGCCGGTCTCCACGGCGTAGTGGAAACTGGTATAAGAAATTGTAGACTGTTGTTCATTAGTCGTGTTATATGCAGTGTAAGAGTAATCGTAAGTTATTCCTGAATGAGTTACCATTAGCCTTGACATGTACTGTTGGTACATAACTATGTGTTTAGGAGTTTGTGCCGTAGGAACTAGTGAGAACATCGGTATTAAAAATAGGACGACTAAAAGAGATGAGGCAAATATTTTCTTTCCGTTCATTAAATGATACTTGAAGCTCCTAGCTAAAAATTTTCTCGTAATAAATAGGAAAACTAGTAATCCAATACGTTTAGTAAGATAGAGGAAAGTAAGAAAGAACTGATTGAACTGAATCTTTATATAGAAAGTTGTAGCGTATTGCTACTATAATTAAATCTTAATTACGTCATCAATCACATTCTCTGGTAAGCGAGAAAGGAGCAGGGAGTTCAGGGAAATACTTAATAACTTAGCTCCCGTTTGTCCCTAGAGGGTCATCCTGAGTATTTTAGTGTTGTTTTGTGTCTCCTCTAAGGACTTCCACCTCATCCACAGGGCTCCAATCCCGTGGGGTCATGGGTGGCTGTAGAGCCCAACGGCACGGGACTCACATCTAGGTTTATCCCTGCTGGGCTTAGAGCATTGCTCCCATCACCCCGTAGCTGTCTGTTTTCCTTCCTCTCCCTCAGCTTCCTCATCATCTTCCTTTTCTCTCTAACGTGCAATAAATCGCCCTAACTAACCCTAATAAATCTTTCTGTCCCTAATTTATATCCACACTCGTGAACTGTCTAATATCAATCATGAGTTATCACCGCTTTTACAAAGTCTGGGTAAGGGGACTTCACTATTTATGATGGGGACAGATTAGCTCCTTATATCTTTAAGTCCTAAAAGCATAAAGGGTCGTATAGTTGTAATTCACCCCTATTCGACAATTCCGTAAATATAAAAAATGACCTTGAGCAGCTGGTTCTGCATTTGAATGTGGAATCATCTCTTCTAGTGACCTTTAGAGACTCATAAAGTGACTATTCCGCTATAATATGCTTGTTAACGAGATCATACAAAAAAAAAATTAAGCGAAGTTTAACACGTGGGTTTTCTGATTAAACACTTTAATACACCGAAGAGGAAAATATCTAGTGGAAGTAAATTACGAAACACTCATCACTTCACTCCCTGCAGAAGTAACGTACCACGATAGGAAAAAGTCGGTATTGCCGAGGAAATACGTCCAAAGGGAGGGTAATTTGAGACTTTTCGTTCCTCCTTACCTCATCGATAGTGTGGCAGAAGTTCTGAGAAATCACGGGTTTAAGGACTTAAGGCTCACTTTTCACAAGGGTGAGAAATATTCCTTGTCGAAAAAGCTCTTAAAGATTTGGGAGCTTCACGTCAGAATTTTTTCCAACGGATTTATCGACGCCCACTTTGAGATAAATAGGGATTTCCTCGAACATCTACATTACCCTACCCTCTCTATACGAAGTTTTCGATATTTATAAAGAAATATACCCTAAGATCCACATTTACGATGCGGGGAACAAGAAGTGGATTTCGGAAGTAATAAGCAAATATACGTTGAGTTTGAGGGCTCCTAAAACCGTCACTAAGTGGAAGCCGTTGTTTTACACATCCTTAATATTAATGTTTGTGGGAACTGCTCTTATCCTGAAACATTAAACTAAAACATTAAACGAAATATGCCCACTCCCTTTTCAGCTAAGGCTAAATAAGACGTAGTTAAATACTTATCTATGAAAATAGCCGTAGTCGGGTGTAGAGGTTTCGGCAGAGTCCACTTAAACGCTCTATCTGAGTTGAGAAAAGACCGTGAACTTGAAGTGTACGTTTTCAGCAGGACTGAGAAGTACGCAAAAGAGTGTTACAAGGAGTTCGATGCTCAAGGTTATTTCACGAGCTACGAAAAAGTCCTTACCTCCAATGTGGACATCATAGACTTAGTGGTGAGCCATGATGCTCACGAACCTATGGGAGTCTCAGCTATGAGGAATAAGAAGCATGTTATGTTAGAAAAACCTATTGCTAGAAATGAGGAAGAGGCGATGAGGTTAATTGAGACAGCAAAGGCAACTAGAGTAAAGTTCATGGTACTAGAGAATCACTACTTTGATCCATCAGTCTGGAAGGCAAAAGAGCTAATGGAAAAGTTGGGAAGTATTTCGCTAATCCTGGTGAGGAACACGAGGTTTAATTCGCCTCAGGGGTGGAGGAGAGTAAAGGATTTGATGGGAGGCGGAGCACTGATTGACGGTGGTATACATTTCGTAGATACGCTGTTGAACCTAGGGGGAGACTACACTAGCGTTTATGCGTCATGTAATTCAACATTTTCTGGACTTGAGGGAGAAGATACTACGGTTGCCGTGTTTAAATTTAAGAACGGGGCAGTGAGAAACTTAGTCTACTCTTGGACTTCACAGTCAAGGGGCGAATTCCCGCACTTTGAGATATATGGTGAAAACGGAACTATTAAAGAGGATACCAGAAGTAGGGTCAGTATCAAACCTTACGGCGATTTAATAGTGGAGTGGAAGAACGGAGAGACCCAAGTTATCTCGACCGAGAAAGTAAACGCGGTTAAGGAGGAGATAAAGGGTTTTATTAACGCGGTAGAAAGGGATAGTGAAGTACCGATGGATCCCATGATAGCGCTGAGAGACTTAAAGGCTGTAAGGGACATATATAGAAGTTGCGGAGAAATAAAGGAATAAGCACCGTCTTCGTACTCACGATCAACTTTTATTACCGTACCGTAACTAGTATCTGTGGATAGTATTAAGGAAATTAAACCTTGGGGAGTAAACGTCCCTTACATGATCCTCGCCGTGATTTACTGGATTATAGGAGGTCTTTCTCTGAGGTTTAACCCTTCCGATCACCCCTATTTCATGCTTTTAGGAGCTTACTCGTTATTTTTCGGCATGATCCAAAGGCTCTTCTTTCCTGCAACTAAGTATTTTGCCCTACAAATACTTACTTTAATTCTTTTATCAATCCCGATCCCCTATTTTCAGGTACTAGCGTCAGTAAGCCTTACTGCGACGGAAATATGGGCTCTAAAGGATGTGATGACTTACGGTGGTAAATTTCCGGTGAACCTCCTCGTCCTTTCCTCTCCCTTCTTATCTATAATAGGCTGGTCTTTATACCCACATTATTGGCTACTAATACTCCCCCTCATCACCTACACGTTAGGAGTAAATATAGGTGTTTTCACCGCTACTTTGAGGACTAAACCGGTTTTCGGCAGGAACCAATTGCCCTTATTGTTCTTCTTGGTACTTTCGGTAATTATTAGACCTTTATACTACTTTGTGGGAGTCTTATATTTGCTAATGATCGTTAGGACAGGATATAAAATGAATCTGAGTGCCTCTCTTACTCTTTTCTCAGTATCCGTAACTCCCATCTTAGCGTTATTTTTGGGAAGCACTCTACACTCTTTCTTCTTAGGCGTCATGGCTCCCCTCTTCTTTTCGTGCATAGTGTACTCAACGAGTAGATACAATTACGATTATGTATGGTTTCCCGTTTTGACTTCCTTCCTTTCTTACCTGATGAGGGGGATCAATATTGAACTCTCCGGTATAATTTGGGCAATTTCGTTACTTTCTTTTCTTTACCTAGTTAAGGATAACCTCTCTTTAACCGCTCTGAAGTTGGGTCTCTCCCCAAGGTATCTTAGGAGACAATAAGAGAAGTTTTCCAAGTTGCATTATTGACTTATCTCGCCATAACCATGTTTCCTTCCAAATCTAGAGCGAAAAACCCTTTTTATCTAAAAACAAGCATGATGGTTCACTCCGTGAATTCTATGGGAAAACGTATGTAATAAAAACTTTAAAAGGGGACAAACAATTCACTCGCTAGTGATCGTTTACACTTTTCCAGCTTTAAAGGAGGAAATAGTAAAGGAAAGACCTAACCGCTTTACAGTGATAACAGTCTCAGGAAGAAAGTGTCATCTCCACGACCCCGGTAGGCTAAAGGAGTTGATTTATCCAGGTAATAGGATCCTCATAAGGGAAGTTAAGGGCAATAGGAAGACTGATTGTCAAGTAACTGCAGCATGGAGCGGTAAGGAGTGGGTTGTCACGGACTCCAGTATTCATAGCGAGATAGCTAGAAAATTCCTCCCTACTGATGCTGAGAGCGAGGTCAGAGTTGGAGAGAGTAGACTGGACTTCGTTTTCGACGATACTTTCGTAGAGGTTAAGGGGTGTACTTTAGTCAAAGACGGAGTAGCGTTGTTTCCCGACGCTCCAACGGAGAGAGGTAGGAGACATATTGAGGAGTTGATAAAGCTGAAGAGGGAAGGTCATAATGCTGTTATACTGATCTTGGTGATGAGGAGTGACGCTACTTGTTTTTCTCCTAACTTCGAAACAGATAAAAAGTTCTCTGAGACTTTTCTGAGGGCATTGAAGGAGGGAGTTAAGGTTGAGGTTAAGACCTTTTATTTTGACGATAAATCCCTTGTCTACAAGGGTGACATACCGATATGTAGAGATCTTCTCCATTAGGAGATAGTTGATACTACAATCACTAGAAATATTCTTAAAGTGTAAAGGCTTGTAATTTTAACGACTGTCATTACGAAATAGTTTTAATGATGTTATACATATACGACGATACACGTAAAAGCAATAAGGCTTAACCCAGGTAGGACTAAATACCGTTTGGCTAAGGCTAAACTTTTAATATGGGTATTTTAACGATCTCATGTATACTACTTTCCAATTCTTTATAATCAAAGATAGAGATGAGTCAGAGTTCAAAAGTGAATAAGCTTATCTTAAATTCTGTGCCTTCTCGTTGTAAGACTTACCAATTATATAGAGGAGGATGCTAAAAGAGAAAGTAAAAAAGAATTTCTATTCAGAATATTCTTCCCTTGTGCTCGTATAATACCTGAGGTGTCAAGGCCTTAATTCTCCAATTTATATTAAACTGCTTCGCAGCTTGCATTAACATGTCCATGCTATCCACATCCCACTCACAAATTGCCGTCTTATTCTCATGAGAAATTTCCACTTTTTCAAGTTTCATACCTTTAGGAAGTTTCTTGTCCTTAGCCATGTTAACTAACTGATTGAAAAAGTTTGTAA
It encodes the following:
- a CDS encoding dTDP-glucose 4,6-dehydratase, with the protein product MKIIVVGGAGFIGSAFVRELNKRGIRPLVVDLLTYAGRKENLKETDHDFIQADVRSDQIHDIIKDYSPDVVINFAAETHVDRSIYKPQDFVTTNVLGTVNLLEASRKFGFKYIHISTDEVYGEECGDENSPLRPSSPYSASKASADLFVKAYVRTYGINAIIVRPSNNYGPRQFPEKLIPKAIIRTLLGMHVPVYGDGKAERDWIFVEDTARIIFDVMSKAEWRGEAYNIPGGQRYNVLEVLKMLEEVSGREVRIKFVSDRPGHDRRYCMTTTMKYEVTPFKEGLRKTYEWYLNSKWWWEPLITDKFFVEDEPWLAVKSK
- a CDS encoding glucose-1-phosphate thymidylyltransferase, yielding MEAVILHGGQGTRLRPLTHTGPKQLIKVAGKPVSQWVLEQIRDAGIRNVIIILGDNTPTRVVDYYGDGSRFGVRITYVYQGKARGLADAVYKVKDVVSDRFLVYLGDNVVPYDLSKFSSFKGSASILLAKVENPNRFGVAVIKDGRVIKLVEKPKEPISDLALVGVYGFTREIFDIIESLKPSWRGELEITDAIQGLIDRGREVDYEIIQGWWKDTGTPRDILEANAFLLDRYAERKVEGAIENSTIDGRVIIEKGAVIKNSVVRGPTYIGSGTKIVNSYIGPFTSIGDESEISDSEIEYSVILDRVKIRGVTLMDSLIGNNSTVEKGGRWQKLIIGENSSVIL
- a CDS encoding Gfo/Idh/MocA family protein: MKIAVVGCRGFGRVHLNALSELRKDRELEVYVFSRTEKYAKECYKEFDAQGYFTSYEKVLTSNVDIIDLVVSHDAHEPMGVSAMRNKKHVMLEKPIARNEEEAMRLIETAKATRVKFMVLENHYFDPSVWKAKELMEKLGSISLILVRNTRFNSPQGWRRVKDLMGGGALIDGGIHFVDTLLNLGGDYTSVYASCNSTFSGLEGEDTTVAVFKFKNGAVRNLVYSWTSQSRGEFPHFEIYGENGTIKEDTRSRVSIKPYGDLIVEWKNGETQVISTEKVNAVKEEIKGFINAVERDSEVPMDPMIALRDLKAVRDIYRSCGEIKE
- the sfsA gene encoding DNA/RNA nuclease SfsA; the protein is MIVYTFPALKEEIVKERPNRFTVITVSGRKCHLHDPGRLKELIYPGNRILIREVKGNRKTDCQVTAAWSGKEWVVTDSSIHSEIARKFLPTDAESEVRVGESRLDFVFDDTFVEVKGCTLVKDGVALFPDAPTERGRRHIEELIKLKREGHNAVILILVMRSDATCFSPNFETDKKFSETFLRALKEGVKVEVKTFYFDDKSLVYKGDIPICRDLLH